A window of the Leucothrix mucor DSM 2157 genome harbors these coding sequences:
- a CDS encoding thioredoxin family protein: protein MARTPSTMLELGTKAPDFSLIEPLSGKLVSLSDFADKPLLIMFTCNHCPFVINLRESFTEFVKHFEQKGLAVVAINANDVERFPDDSPEKMIEEVQEYGLTYPYLFDETQAVAKAYQAACTPDFFLFDANHHLYYRGQYDDSRPGNGIKASGADMRFAVESLLNKLPAPTEQKASLGCGIKWKPDNEPGY, encoded by the coding sequence ATGGCAAGAACACCCTCTACCATGCTGGAGCTAGGGACTAAGGCTCCGGACTTTTCACTGATCGAACCGCTAAGCGGTAAGCTCGTCTCATTAAGTGATTTTGCAGATAAGCCCTTATTGATCATGTTTACCTGCAATCACTGCCCGTTCGTGATTAACCTTCGGGAATCTTTCACAGAATTTGTGAAGCATTTTGAACAGAAGGGGTTGGCAGTGGTGGCGATTAATGCCAATGATGTAGAGCGTTTTCCCGATGACAGTCCGGAGAAAATGATTGAGGAAGTACAAGAGTACGGACTCACGTATCCTTATCTGTTTGATGAAACTCAAGCGGTCGCGAAAGCTTATCAAGCGGCATGTACGCCAGACTTCTTCCTGTTTGATGCTAATCATCACTTATATTATCGTGGGCAGTATGATGATTCACGCCCAGGTAATGGCATTAAAGCAAGTGGTGCGGATATGCGCTTTGCGGTTGAAAGCTTGCTGAATAAATTGCCTGCGCCAACTGAGCAAAAAGCCTCATTAGGTTGTGGCATAAAGTGGAAACCGGATAACGAACCCGGATACTAA